One stretch of Candidatus Omnitrophota bacterium DNA includes these proteins:
- a CDS encoding YebC/PmpR family DNA-binding transcriptional regulator, whose translation MSGHSKWAGIKHKKAIIDSKKGKIFSKIVRELSVACKEGGANPDDNPRLRLVIQKAKQFNMPADNIKRALAKSADSSVNYETVRYEGYGPGGVAVMVDAQTDNRNRTTQEIKNIFSSQGGNFGEVGCVGWMFAKKGCILASAKAGEEKIMEAVISAGADDIKETEGGFEILTSPDDFEKVTEAIRAAGIEILSADVSNLAQTNVSLSGEKARAVLRMMDELENHDDVVDTSANFDIDDSEIEKFSNAI comes from the coding sequence ATGAGCGGACATTCAAAATGGGCGGGGATCAAGCACAAAAAAGCGATCATTGACTCTAAGAAGGGAAAAATTTTCTCAAAAATAGTGAGAGAACTGAGTGTCGCCTGCAAAGAAGGCGGCGCTAATCCCGACGACAATCCGCGCCTGCGGCTCGTTATACAGAAAGCCAAACAGTTCAATATGCCCGCCGATAACATAAAAAGAGCCCTGGCAAAGAGCGCGGATTCGTCTGTGAATTACGAAACTGTCCGTTATGAAGGCTACGGGCCGGGAGGCGTGGCCGTCATGGTGGACGCGCAGACGGATAACAGGAACAGGACGACCCAGGAAATAAAAAATATTTTTTCCTCCCAAGGGGGTAATTTCGGAGAAGTCGGCTGTGTCGGATGGATGTTCGCCAAAAAAGGCTGCATACTCGCTTCGGCAAAAGCCGGCGAGGAAAAGATCATGGAAGCCGTCATATCGGCCGGTGCCGACGATATAAAGGAAACGGAGGGCGGTTTTGAGATCTTGACCTCTCCCGACGATTTTGAAAAAGTGACAGAAGCCATCAGGGCCGCCGGAATAGAGATCCTGTCAGCGGATGTTTCAAACTTAGCTCAGACAAATGTCTCTCTGTCGGGCGAGAAGGCGCGCGCGGTGCTGCGCATGATGGATGAGCTGGAAAATCATGACGATGTGGTCG